A stretch of DNA from Bradyrhizobium algeriense:
GCGAGCCGGTTTTGATCTGGCCGCAATTGGTGGCGACCGCGAGGTCGGCGATGGTGGAGTCTTCCGTTTCGCCGGAGCGGTGCGACATCACGGAGGTATAGCCGTACTTGTGCGCCAGTTCGACGGCGGCGAGCGTTTCCGTCAACGTGCCGATCTGGTTGACCTTGATCAGGATCGAATTGGCGCGGCCGTTCTTGATGCCGTCGGCAAGGCGGGTGACGTTGGTGACGAACAAATCGTCGCCCACGAGCTGGCACTTGTTGCCGATCAAATCGGTCAACTCCTTCCAGCCGTCCATGTCGTCTTCGGACATGCCGTCCTCGATGGTGACGATCGGATAGCGCGCGACGAGATCGGCGAGATATTTCGCCTGCTCGGAGCGCGAGCGGGTCTTGTTCTCGCCGCCATAGACGTAAGCGCCGTCCTTGAAGAACTCGGTCGCCGCGCAATCCAGCCCGAGCATCACATCGCTGCCTGCCTTGTAGCCGGCCTTTCCGATTGCGCTCACCACGAACTCCAGCGCGGCGTCCGCCGACGGGATATTCGGTGCAAAGCCGCCCTCGTCGCCGACATTGGTGTTATGGCCGGCCTTTTTCAGTTCGCCACGCAGCGTGTGGAAGATTTCCGAGCCGCAGCGCAGCGCTTCGGCGAAGCTCGCAGCCCCCACGGGAAGGATCATGAATTCCTGGAAATCGATCGGATTGTCGGCATGGGCGCCGCCATTGATGATGTTCATCATCGGCACCGGCAGGGTCCGCGCCGAGGTGCCGCCGACATAGCGATAGAGCGGCATGTCGAAGGATTCGGCCGCCGCCTTGGCGCAGGCCAGCGAGACGCCGAGGATGGCGTTGGCCCCAAGCCGGCTCTTGTTCGGGGTACCGTCGAGATCGATCATGATCTGGTCGATCTGGACCTGTTCCTCGACGGCCTGATCGCTCAGCGCCTCGAAGATTTCGCCGTTGACGGCCTCGACCGCCTTCTGCACGCCCTTGCCGAGATAGCGCTTCTTGTCGCCGTCGCGCAGTTCGACCGCCTCATGCGCGCCGGTGGAAGCGCCGGACGGCACCGCGGCACGGCCGATCGAGCCGTCTTCCAGCACCACATCGACTTCAACGGTGGGATTGCCCCGGCTATCGAGAATTTCGCGGCCAATGATGTCGACGATGGCGGTCATGTCTTAAACTTTCCTGGGAGTGGTGGGTCAGGTTCGGGGGCGTCTTACACGGCAAGCAAGCAAATGTGAACGCTTGACGGGCCGCCTTTTCCGGACGGCGGAAACCCGTCAGGATAAACTGCTTAAAGGTAGATCTCAGCGTCCAAACCTTCACATTGATAAGCCGAGGTAACGCAATGAATCGCCGCCAGTTTCTTGGAACCGCCGCCGCTGGAGTCCTCGCTGCGCCCGCCTTCCTGCGCCACGCCGACGCCCAGGAAGGCCCGTTCCGCGTCAAATATTATCCAGTCAAATCAGGCATGGGCTCCCGCGACACCACCCCTGCCCCCGACGGCACGATCTGGTTCTGCGGCCAGCGCAACGGCACGTTGGGACGTCTCGATCCCCGCGACGGCTCCTACAAACTGGTCGACC
This window harbors:
- the eno gene encoding phosphopyruvate hydratase, which codes for MTAIVDIIGREILDSRGNPTVEVDVVLEDGSIGRAAVPSGASTGAHEAVELRDGDKKRYLGKGVQKAVEAVNGEIFEALSDQAVEEQVQIDQIMIDLDGTPNKSRLGANAILGVSLACAKAAAESFDMPLYRYVGGTSARTLPVPMMNIINGGAHADNPIDFQEFMILPVGAASFAEALRCGSEIFHTLRGELKKAGHNTNVGDEGGFAPNIPSADAALEFVVSAIGKAGYKAGSDVMLGLDCAATEFFKDGAYVYGGENKTRSRSEQAKYLADLVARYPIVTIEDGMSEDDMDGWKELTDLIGNKCQLVGDDLFVTNVTRLADGIKNGRANSILIKVNQIGTLTETLAAVELAHKYGYTSVMSHRSGETEDSTIADLAVATNCGQIKTGSLARSDRTAKYNQLLRIEQQLGEQAKYAGKAALKALA